The sequence GCTCCCTGAGGAAGGAGCGCACCTCGGCGGGAAGCGCCTTTTCCGGCTTTTCCGAGGTGGTATTCGCTAGCGCCGTCGGATCGCCGTCGGCGTAACCCTTTGCAAGCAATATGCTCACTCCGAACAAACACGCCGCAAGAACAACCATTGCGAACAATCTCATGCCCATCTCCTCACGCGGTCTTCATGATTTTGTTCGCGTGCGAATAAGGGAACACTCGATGTTGAAGTCGTTTTCAGGGCGGCCTTTTGCGGTCACTCCGTGGTGGGCAGGTTCCCCTCGAGAGAAATGAGGGTGAGGAGGCGGGTCATTTTCCTGTAGTCGCACACGAAATCATCCGAGCGAGGAGGCTTTGTCCCATGCAAAGAAGAATGCGCAGGTTTGTGGCCGGGCTTGTCGGTGTCGTATTGCTCGGCATCACGACGGGATGCGCCACGACGGAAACGGTAAGCCCCGACGCCAAATTGCTGAAGGAACGCTACCGAGCCGGATACGAGGCGGGTTTTCAGGAGGGGTACCGGAAGGGCGTGAACAAAGGCAAAGAGATGTGTTTCGAGGAGGTAAAGCGGGCCCTCCGGAACGACGCCGAGGTGGTGCGCAACATGGCTCTCTGGCGGCGCATGGTGCGGGACGGTTTGCTCGTACCGCCGGAGGTGGCCATCATTGAGGAAACACCGGGAGTTTCGCCCGACGGGCGGTCCTTCAGCCCACCGCGTTACACCCTGGTGGTCACCGCACCGGCTCGATTTAAGGCTGGCACTTGGGAGGACTTCCTCGAGGGGAGGGGCGGTACGCTCTATGTGCTCGGGTTCTACAATGACTATGAGGAAGCGGTCAAGGCCAAGCTTGAACAGATGGAAAAGGCGCCCCTGGCGGATCACTTCTATGTGGTGCCCGTGAAAGGTGCTCGGTACCGGTATGCCCTCATCGTGTGGTCCAGAAGCGGACGGGACTACCGGCGTGAAGGTGGGACACCCCTGGTCGCTTCGGGTCCCGCCCGATACTGATGGGAAAGCGGGGTAGGGCGGCACAAGGGCGACGGGCATGAATTACCGGGGCCACTCGCAGGACGATCCGGTCCACGACACTATCCTGATTCTGATCTTCTCCGTAGCTTTCATCATTCTCCTTGTGCTCGCTTTTGCGCTCATTCCTCCTCTGCGGTGCGTTCTCTATGCAAGTGTGCTCCTAGTCAAAGGTGTCGAGGCGGTGCTCGCTTTTGAACCGGATGTCGCGCGCACCTTCCTGGAAGCAACCTGGTATTACCTGACGCATCCATCGGCGGCCATGCGGATGCCCGTCACGCAATTTTTCCGAGCGGTCTGGGAAGCGCAGGCCTCACCTTTGCGAACGGCAGTCGCCGGTGCGGGCTTTTGCGCTGTAGGGTGGCTTGTGCTGAGGCGGCGCTTGCGGCGGATCCCCTCGGAGAAAAAGCTCCTTCAGCGCATCAAAAACACGCCTCCCGAAAAGGTGCTCGAGGAGGACTTTGGCGTGAGGGAACGCCTCAACCTTTCCGATCCGCGCAAAGCGGCGGAGAGCTTCGCCCGGATACGGATGCGCGCCAATGTGCCTCCCGCGGTGGTGGCCCGGACCGTCAGGGATCGGCGCGTGCGTCTGGCTCTGCTCTACTATCGAGACTTTCTTGAGAAGGGCAGGGTGCTCTGGCCCGTGAGCGATCCGGAGAAGCTCAAGCGGTTGCGCGAACGCGAGCTGAAACGCAGACAGCAGGCCGAAGAAGAGTAGGGCGAGGCGGCGAGAGGCCCTATCGATAAAACTTAAGCGATCTTTTATCGATAAGCCTTTCGTTAAAACTTATCGATAGCGCCGCTTGCGCCGGGGGTAGCCGAGTCGCTCGAGCACGAAGCGGAGCCCCTGCAGGTGAGCGTAAAAGGCTTTGGGGAGGGTTGTTTCGCCTTCCCTGGCGCGGCGCAGAATGTAGGCGGGATGAACGAAAAAGGCGATGTAAAGGCGCTCGCCGTTATGCTCGAGGGTGTAAGCCTGACCGTTCACCCGGGTGATTCCGGGGAAGGGCTTGTCGAAGACCTCGTGCAAAAACTTCTCCCACACATATCCTGCCGAGAAACGCCCCAGCGCGAGGATAATGTGAGGACGCGCCGCTTCAATTTGACGATCGAGGAACGGCGCACAGGCGACGATTTCCTCCGGTTGAGGATCGCGGTTCTGCGGCGGACGGCACTTAACCAGGTTGGTGATGTAAGTCAGATGCGCGAGGTCGGCCCGCTGGAGCATTTTCCGCAGGAACTTGCCCGCCCATCCGACGAAAGGCGCCCCCTGAAGGTCCTCCTCTCGGCCCGGGGCTTCACCGACGATCAAGAGGGGTGCCCGCTCCAAGTCGGGAATCTCGGCGATTTTGGACCCGGGCACCGGAAGCCGCGCTCCACCGCGCAGGTTGCAGGCGTGGCAGGAAACAATTTCGTCGTGCACCCTTCGCAGGGCCTCCCGCACATTAACCCGCTTTGTTTGTTTGTTTTGCGCTTCCATGGTTTCTTCCTCGCACCCGCTTCCATTTTAGCGCTTTCGTCTTCTCAGAAGGAAGCCCTCGAACACCGCGTCGTTTCACGCTTTAGAGAAACCCCACTAAGCCGCTTTCGATTCGACGGATCCGAATGCCGCGTAGCGTAAGCGATTCATTTCTGTTATGCTAACTTCGAACGCAAAAAACGGAAGGAGGGATTGCGCATGACATACACCGAAATCGTGCAGACCATTGCGAGGCGGGAAGGGGTGTCCAAGGATGTGGTGAAGCGGGTGCTTGGAGGATTTTTTGAGGAGCTTGCCGGCATGGAGAAAGACGAATCGCTGGTCTTGCGGGGATTCGGCACCTTCACCGTGCGGGAGCGTGCCTCGCGCAAGGGGCGCAACCCGCGCACCGGCGAGGAGATTACCATACCCAAGCGGAAGGTGCTCGCTTTCAAGCCTGCAAGGGGATTGCTAAAGCGCCTGAATGCCCAAAGCAGGCGCCGGAGGAAGAAGTGACCGAACACGCGGGCGGGCGCATTCTCCATCCAGACCGAAAGGTCGGGTGGAGTCAGCCCGCCCGGTCTTCAGCTATGCAATAGCACTTCGCCAAATGCTCCGCAGATTCTTTTCGCAACCTTCTGGAACCCGCCGCCCTACACCCCTTTGCAAATTGCGCTTTCGGTTCGGGTATTCGACTTAGTCATGCCCGCTGGAAGCGCGCCCCGCAAGTTTTTCGAGGTAATGCAGGGCTCTCATGAGGAGTTTCTCCGCCTCCTGCGGTGCGAAGACTTCGTTCTCAAGTAAGCGGTCGATGTCGGTTGCGAGCGCATTCGCTCCGTTGCCGGTTACCACGGCGAGAATGCGGAACAGAGTCGTCAGGCGCGCAAGGGTCATATTGAGAACGAACCCGAGGTGACGGCGTTCCTCGGGTTCATCGGTTTCTTTGAAGCGCCGATACTGGTCCATTCCGCGGCGAATGAGGCGCTCGGCCTGCCGAATGGCGTCGGTATAGAGTTCGGCTTTTACCTCCTCAGGGGAGAGTTCGCGCTCCATTTTGTTTGCCTCCTTCTGCTGGTGTCTCCGAAACGGCTTTAGGGTGAAAAGTTAGCTTGCCTTCGGAGTATCGTAAAGCCATACCTTCGGAGGGGCACAATGGGTGAGAGGTCACCGCTTCATGTCTATCGCGGAAGGGTATCAGGAGGAGTGCTTTACATAGAAAAACGCACCGAGATGCTCGAAGCGTATGTGATCAAGGGATCTTTTCTGCCGCATGAGGAAGGATTTCTGCTCCTCTGGGACGGAGGGGACCTCATCTGGCGTCCCTTAGCGCCGGGGGAGCGGTTTCACACCGTGCGTAGCCTGAACGAAGCGACGCAGGTGGTGACCGTTCCTCTGGACCGGTTGCTGGCCGATGAGCGGGTAGTCGCCAGCGTAAGGGCCATGATGCAGACGGCCGAGGAGGCCTTCGAGGAAGAAGATGCACGGAGCGAATGAGAGAGGCTGGAAGCATAGGGGAGGTGGCGCGTGGCGAGGAACGAGCTCATCAGGGCGCAGATTCTCCCCCTGATAGGGGACCAGCACACTCTCGCGCACATTTTGCGGATGTCTCTTAAGGAGAGTGACTTCCTTTTCACCTACCGCTTCCCGCATCGAATTCGGGACGAACGGGTGCGTCTTGAGCGGATCTTCGACCTTTTTGAGCTCGGCGAAAGCGAGCGGCGCCTTGAGGTGGTGAAGCACATCGCAGGGGTGGTGCTCGAGAGCTGGCGGGTGTGGACGGTGGAAGCGGAGCAGAGCCTCTCGCAGGGGCGTCCCCCGGAGCGAGTGGTGTACGACATAGTGCTGGAGTATCCCGATCCCGACGGGAGCCGCGTTCATGTGGCGCTGGAGGTGTTCGGAGCGCTTATTAGCTGGCATGAGGCTTTCAAAGACACGCGCGGAATGGGGCGATTGGTGCGGAGTGGCTTCGTGCAAAGGGCGGATCTCTTTGTGCTCGCAGTGCGTCAGGACCGGGGGAGCTACCTCACCTTGCCGCGAAGTGAGTGGGAGAGGGTGCTGGCTTTTCTCGAGGAGGCCGCGCGGGAGGCCGTTTTCGGTTCCGGGAGGCGGTAGGGCGGTCGCGACATGTTTGTGCTGGATGAGAGCATTTTTCGCTACGATCTCGGCGGCATTTTGCGATTGCTTTCGCGGGTGGACTCGTTTGTGGCGCACACGCCGGGACATTGTTTGCGTTTTGCGGCGTTTGGACTTGCGTTGATGAGCGAGTGCGGCGATTTCGAGCTATGGGGGCGTGTACCCGCAGGAGCGCTCTGGCTGGCTTTTCAGTTGCATGATGTGGGCAAGATCGCTGTTCCCTGGGTGTTCTTAGCGGAGAAACGCCGTCTTACGGAAGAAGAACGCGAAATGGTTGAGCGCCACACCGAGTTCGGCGAGGCAGTATTGCGCTTTTTGAGGGAACGCGAGCATTTCGGACATCTTGCGAGTCCGCTTGGTGGCCTTGAAACCCGAATCGGCCTTCGTTTGGCGCAGGAGGTGGCCCTTTACCATCATGAGAACTGGGATGGAAGCGGTTACCCCCGGGGCTTGCGGGAGCGCTCGATTCCGTTTTTGGCGAGAGTGGCTCGGGTGGCGGATGTGGTGGACGCTTTGCTTTTCCCGCGGGGTTATCGCGGTGGCGGCTGGCGTCCGGAAAAAGTGCTGATTTTTTTACAGCGGGGAAGGGGAAAGCTTTTCGATCCGGAAGTGGCGCAGACGGCTCAGCGCTTGCTTGCGCCGATCCTCGCCGCGGCCTGTCCCGAATGCCCCTCATCCGCCTGCCCGCTTGTCTCAACCCGCGCCCAGTCTTAACCCTCATCCTCACCTATACAGTAACGCAAACCCCTGTGGCTTTCGGAAATCTTCGGACTCATTCGGAGAAATTCTGAAAATTTCTGGAGAAGCGCGCGGGGAATCCGCTTGATCATCTCGAAGTTTTCCGAAGAATTCTGGGAAGTTGTGAACAATGCTGAAATTTTCCGAAGCCTTCAGAGAGTTTCAGAGAAGGTATGGAATGCGGAAACTCGGGGAAACTTCCGGTGGGAAGCCGAGGGATGGAGAGAGCTAGCGCGATGGTTTAGCGATGGGAGTTGTCATCACAGTCACGCGGAGGGAGAGGTCGCGTTCGAAGGGGTTGCGGAAGACGACATTGCCGTGGACTTCAGCGGGGCAATCGGCGAGGGTGGCGAGCAGGCGGGCTGTTTTTTCGGTGGTGTAGGTGCCGGTGAAGCGCAAAATGAACCCGGCGGCGGATTGTCCTTCTATGTCGGGGTGATAGCGGACGAGCCGGGCGAGGCATTCTGTGGGGGAAAGCCTGCCCGGATTGCAGGTGGCGGGAGCGGTTGCGGTTGGTGTAACGGTGATGGTGCGCACATAAAAGTCGTTTGCGCGTCTGGTGTGGGTGAGGGGCAGGAGGTAGTAAAGGCCCAGGCGTCCTCCGCCGTCAAAACCGATGTCACCGAGAAACCCCATGTCCCGCTGAGCCCGCAGACCTTCCCTGAAGGCGCGAAGGATGATGGTTTTCGTGCGGCATACAGCGATCAATCGCGGATCGATGGCAGGCTGATGCGTGGTTTGCGTGCCGGGCGGTGGGGGAGGGGGCAGGTTGGGCGTCTCCTCACCGCCGCCTCCGAGGAGGAAGGAGAGGCAGAGGATGAACCCGGCTATTGCGGCGACGATGAGCGGTTTGCGGGTGCGTGGCTGGACGAGGGTGATGGCTTTTTCGAGGGGGATGACGGCGTATTGGACGCCCTGATAGAAGTTGGAAGCGAAGCGGTCGAGGGCTTCCCTGGCCTCGGCGGGATCGCGAGGCAGGTGCACCACTTCATAGCGGTGTCCCAGGCAGGCGATGGCCATGGCCGGCGTGGTGAAGAGCACGGCGCTGATCTGACGGTGGTCGGTCACGGCGTCGCGCAGGAAGGGCAGGGTGAGGGTGGAGGCCATCATGTAGCGACCGTCCCGGGTGCGGTAGGTGTACGGGAAACGCCCCGCGGGGCGGTCGCGCACCACATGGGAACGGACGGAAGTGACATGAAGGATGCGATAGCGTCCAGCTTCGGTGGGGGGGATGCGCTCGCCGGTTTCCGCGCTGTAAAGGACGCCTTCGTGGTCGATGGCGAGGGGTTTGGCAAAGATGTTTTTCAGGGAGAAGCGCTTCCCGCGTTTCAGAGGTTTGAGAGAAATGCTTTTCAGCATTTGCACCTCCCCGTCAGGCGAGTCGATTCAGGGCAGGCTGGTGTAAACCTCCCTGTGTAGCTTTTCGTTCACCTTCGCGCCTTCGGTGATGGCGACGGCGGTGTTGAGCCGGGTCAGCTCATCGAGGATGCGCGCCTCGAGGATCATGCGCACATAGTTGATTTTCAGGATGTCCTTAATGGCTTGGGTGAAGTAGTAGTCCTTGTCGACGCGCTTGAGGTAGTCTTGCATCGCTTTTGGGTCACCGAAGTTTTTCAGGATCTGGTGCGCGGCCAGAGCGTTTTGAAGGGAAAGGTCCACGGACTTTCCGAGGTAGTCGTTCTGGATGTTGGCGACATTGACTTCGTGGATGATGTGGCCCAGAGTGGCGTCGTCGGCGTGTTCCAGCAGGTCCTTCATGTCGGCGGGCGAGATGGGGTCTCCCTTGAAGATAACGGCCAGAGCGCGGTTGGTGCGGTCGAGCTTTTTCCGAAGCTCCTCCTTAGACCGAAGGCTGGACAATTCGGCCCCCGTGGGGATGGTGGGTGTGTTGGCGGTGACGGCCTTGAGGGCGGTTTGGGGGCCTTTTTCCACGGCGATCCTTCGCACATTGTGCGCCACTTCCTGGTAGGTGTTGCCCCAGGCGGGATTTCCGGTGACCTGGTAACCCGCCTTGGCGATGGCGGCGGTTTGGTCCTCATTTTTCGTGGTGTAGACCAGGGGGGAATCCTTGAGCATGCCGGTGACCTGTGCATAGCGGTTGCGGATGGTGGCGAAGACTTGGCCGAGCGAGGTGTGCTGGAGGAGAGAAGAGCGGCCGAGGGCCGCGAGGTAGGCGGTGGGGTTGTGCAGGAAGTCGGTCCCCCGCTTGTAGATGTTCAGGATGCGGTTGTAGACGCTTTTCACCCAGGAGAAGTATGTGTTGAACACATTGTTGATGGCACTAAGCGTGCCGAAGATGTGCCGAAGGGTGACGAACAGTTTCCCCAGTCCGACCCAGTTGCCCCACCAGTTGGTGATGGTGCATGTAACATGTTCGCCGCGGGCCTCTTTGGGGACCAGCTTTACGGCGGGTATGCGATCGGTGTTAGAGGGAAGGCACACGGGCGCTCCGCCGGGAGCGACAATGGTCGTCGTCGGTTTGCGGGAGACCTGGAGGGCGTAAGGGGTCAGCACCAGCATTAGTGCAAGCGTGATGATGAGGCCTGCGGTTTTCTTGCGACGGAATATGCGTGAGAGAAGGTTTCTTTTCGGTTTAGGGCCGATCCAGATCTCGATTTTTTTGCGGCGTCGCTTGAAAGGAAACCGCATAGCTTGCCCTCCCTTCGGTCTTCTAAAAGAATTTTAGCAAGGCGGATGAGAGGATTCCCCCGAGGAGTCCGCCGATCACCCCGGCGATGAGCGATCCGAGCAGAATGAGGGTGTAGTTTACCCTGGAGGCGGCGGGCGTCTTAGAGGTGGCGGTTTGCTTGCGGAGGAGCTTTTTGATCTCGGCGAGGTCGCCTGAGAGGTCCGGGGTCTTGCGCATCGCGTCGAACAGGGTGCACACGCTCACAAAGAGTTGCCGCGTGGCGAACCCGAGGTTGGCGAGTCCTTCTTCGAGGGAGGCGAGCTGGTCGAGTTCTTCGGCGCTTTTGCGGCGCGGGGCCGTCTCTCGGGAGGCGATCGGGCGCCCTGTGGGGCCGGGCATGCGGCGTCCCGTGTCGTGTTTAGGGGGGTGCAACCTTTTAGACTCCTCCGCGGGCTCGGCGGGGGAGTCTTCCTCGAGAAAGACGACCTCCTCGGAGCGGAGCATTTCCTCGATGTAGCGGTCGAATTCCTCCTCGATGTTCGGGGGATTCCCGCCCGATGTTTCTTTGGTTTCCTTCTCCTCAGGCATGACGGCCTCCTTAGCTTTTCGCCCTCAAGGGAGCAATTGCTTCTGTGATGAAAGGTAGCCGGCAGAGTTCGATGTTTTGCAATGCGGAGGAACGGATCGAGGCAACCCCGGAAGGGGTTGGTGCTCAAGGGTTTTCAGGGGTTGGCGTGGGTATTGTAGGGAGGGTATAGAAAGGGTAGGGGTTGATCTTTGACAACAGGTGCCGCCGGATACCCTAGGGATCTTGCAGGATTCGGGGTCCGGCGGCGAAACGGGTTGAGCGAAGGGAGTTATGTTGCTCGAGAAGAAAGAAATTTCAAGGGATTGAAGAGTACCCCCTGCATGGGTTTGTAGTTCCCCTATAAGGGTTGAGAAGAATCTCTGTTAAATCCGGGGGCTGTTCCTGATTTTCGTTTGTAGTTCCCCTATAAGGGTTGAGAAGATCCCCCTCGGGATAACCGCGCCGGAACTCCTCAATGTTTGTAGTTCCCCTATAAGGGTTGAGAAGAGCAACCACCTCTCCCAGCTAAGCCACCACAAACGCGTTTGTAGTTCCCCTATAAGGGTTGAGAAGTGGAAACAAACGAACACGACCCTCTTTCTCCGCACGGGGGAAAAGTTTGTAGTTCCCCTATAAGGGTTGAGAAGCCGGGCGCGTAATCAGCGAGGGGCGCCGATCCTCAGTTTGTAGTTCCCCTATAAGGGTTGAGAAGCTGTCCACCCCCAGCGCGGCCGAGACCTGGGCGGTCGTTTGTAGTTTCCCTATAAGGGTTGAGAAGAAAGCTGGGGTTTTCCTCCTGACGAAAGGGGGAATAAGTTTGTAGTTTCCCTATAAGGGTTGAGAAGTGAACCTCATCTCCGTTTGGTGTTCCCCTATAAGGGTTGAAAAGAGAAGGGAAACAAGGAAGGGAAGGACGGGTTTGGCGCCCCCCTATAAGGGTTGAGAATGGAAGGCTAGTTTCCAGCTTGGGGAAGGATTGAGAATGGCTCGCGGGAAATCTATCCGCAAGGTGAGCTTTGTCCTCTATCTTCCAGAGGATGAGGAAGTCTGGCGTATGCTGGAGGCGCAGAGCAATCGCTCGGAATTCCTGCGGACGGTTTTGCATCTCTTCGCCGACTTCCTCAAGCGAGAGGCCGCGAAGGGTGAGGGGGTGCTATGGTACACGCCGAGCGACTCGGACGGCCGCATTCGTTTTATTCCTGTTCGAAACCCTTTTGTTGCGAGCGGGGGTGTTTCGTCTCCCGAGACGACAACGGATACATCGTTTTGCAGGGATGAAATAGGGGCGGATGCGGAGCGTGGAGAGGAGGAGCGGGAAACGGAGCGGGTTGAAAGCGATGAAATGCTGATGAGTTTGCGTAGGCTAATTTTTTGAGAGCGATGAGGGCGGTATTCCGCGCGCCGACGCGGTTTGACCGGTTTGAGCCCCGGGATTGGCGGACGCTTGCGGAGTACTCTTCTCTTTTCGGTCTCGGGTGTCTTGTGGGGTGGCCGATTTCGGCGGCGCTGGGGTTTCCCGTGCCCGAGGTGTTCGGACTGGGCGCGGTGCTCGGCGCGGGGTTCTGGGCCCTAGGGGTGAAGAAGGGACCCGGGCCTTTCTTCCGGGTCGATCCCAAAGCGAAAGATCCCCAGGAACGGCGTTTCCTCGAGCTGGGGACGGACGAATTCGGGTGGCCTCTTCAGGTGCCCCTTTCGGAGCTCACCCGTCATGTGCTCCTCATCGGAACCACGGGAGCGGGAAAGACCACGGGCATACGGAAGCTCCTCTTTTCGCACATGCTCTGGGGCGGCGGATGCACCTTCGTGGACGGGAAGTCCGACACCCGGGACACCTTTTACATCTTTGCGAGCATGGTGGCCGAGGCGGGGCGTCAGGAGGACTTCCTGGTGTTGAACTTTCTCAATCCCGCCCAGTCAAACACCTTCAATCCCTTTTTGCACGGCGACGGCGACTTTCTGGTGGAGTTGCTGGCGAACTTTCTTCCAGAAACGAGTGGCGACGGCAATGCGGACTACTTCAAGGGCCGCGGTTTGGTGCTCATGCGGTCGGTGATGGCCATTCTGGTGTGGATGAGGGATGAGCTGGGGAAGGTGTTTGATGTGCGCGATGTTCAGCGGGCCCTTTCGCTCAAAAATGTGGTCGAGTGGGGCATGAAGATAAAGAGCGGCGAAATTCCCCTCTATGTGACCCGCGGGGGAGCGCGGGTACCGGTGGGCGAGCGTCTTATGGCTTACCTTTCGAATCTGGGGCCGTGGGAGCAGGTGTACGCGATGTATCAGGGGCAACAGGTGGACACGATGCTGATCGAGCAGGTGGTCAAGCAACACCAGTTTGCGGTTCAGCAGTGGGACGAGGCGCTTGACCTCCTCGGCGGAACCTATGCGCCGATTTTCTGCACGCATGAGCCCGAGATAGACATGGTGGATGTGATTCAGAATTCGCGCATCCTTTATGTGCTCTTGCCCTCGCTGGAGAAGTCCGAGACCACCCTTCAGCGCATGGGGAAGATGATTCTCGGCGTGATCAAAACGGCGCTTTCGACGCTTCTCGGGCGT comes from Thermosulfurimonas sp. F29 and encodes:
- a CDS encoding uracil-DNA glycosylase, producing the protein MEAQNKQTKRVNVREALRRVHDEIVSCHACNLRGGARLPVPGSKIAEIPDLERAPLLIVGEAPGREEDLQGAPFVGWAGKFLRKMLQRADLAHLTYITNLVKCRPPQNRDPQPEEIVACAPFLDRQIEAARPHIILALGRFSAGYVWEKFLHEVFDKPFPGITRVNGQAYTLEHNGERLYIAFFVHPAYILRRAREGETTLPKAFYAHLQGLRFVLERLGYPRRKRRYR
- a CDS encoding HU family DNA-binding protein → MTYTEIVQTIARREGVSKDVVKRVLGGFFEELAGMEKDESLVLRGFGTFTVRERASRKGRNPRTGEEITIPKRKVLAFKPARGLLKRLNAQSRRRRKK
- a CDS encoding HD-GYP domain-containing protein, translated to MFVLDESIFRYDLGGILRLLSRVDSFVAHTPGHCLRFAAFGLALMSECGDFELWGRVPAGALWLAFQLHDVGKIAVPWVFLAEKRRLTEEEREMVERHTEFGEAVLRFLREREHFGHLASPLGGLETRIGLRLAQEVALYHHENWDGSGYPRGLRERSIPFLARVARVADVVDALLFPRGYRGGGWRPEKVLIFLQRGRGKLFDPEVAQTAQRLLAPILAAACPECPSSACPLVSTRAQS
- a CDS encoding TraM recognition domain-containing protein, producing MRAVFRAPTRFDRFEPRDWRTLAEYSSLFGLGCLVGWPISAALGFPVPEVFGLGAVLGAGFWALGVKKGPGPFFRVDPKAKDPQERRFLELGTDEFGWPLQVPLSELTRHVLLIGTTGAGKTTGIRKLLFSHMLWGGGCTFVDGKSDTRDTFYIFASMVAEAGRQEDFLVLNFLNPAQSNTFNPFLHGDGDFLVELLANFLPETSGDGNADYFKGRGLVLMRSVMAILVWMRDELGKVFDVRDVQRALSLKNVVEWGMKIKSGEIPLYVTRGGARVPVGERLMAYLSNLGPWEQVYAMYQGQQVDTMLIEQVVKQHQFAVQQWDEALDLLGGTYAPIFCTHEPEIDMVDVIQNSRILYVLLPSLEKSETTLQRMGKMILGVIKTALSTLLGRDVVGSADEITERVERNRPALSHIAVLDEYGSYAVPGFSTVLAQARSLGYAVIISVQDLGRLYRASEAEAGALIGNTNIKILMKIEDPEKTGKIVLERVGKSYMLVPSTVMAKKGVLPGYDVRAESFTVQERERIQLLDLYALKKGEAYFIYEDRIRKFRFRYEKGKKVKRLALLVWRKVAQGKEDEDLVVEVRGRKFLRLTRDVVLRVLDEIRARLKEDERNRSPFEAAFGRLVRVDEELVRGLLIRLGPTGTALLFGFDVGGGEPSRVLERELEEKVEDMYQKQFPLLEIYAPELIRPTDTYMELLEEIRRDPSEWPPEEDPLLEIAKRVGGAADSARAA